One genomic segment of Streptomyces sp. RerS4 includes these proteins:
- a CDS encoding DUF1266 domain-containing protein: MDGWTAPSAIERELYEAKCRGDWAAYLAALARARLYIAQPRARADAEPDSVRFYRNPHNALVVHTAGTLPVPTPETVYESQSLGWFAKVWTPSDPAYLAVNPGTPCEAYLTTTPADLARWRAHFDAAPDYGLPSGAVHTLSIGGPLHGPVAHGLAVGAHLAVSNGEFWNSLAYHGNGYHRQRARLLDSWDITDHTTWRHTLEQLLTARIVSPVWEYALRVRRVLASDFAGPVDVEHWRHAAEAGLRRSAELSAEPQLTPDGVTIAQPRPTAEVEGEIAGVRRLIGRINRYEQRFRADGLLPEDGWVRSVESWDHGRASQMARWGIGARYGTLEEAERGVLRAGEAARRTYRSWEEFSAGYALGRCLHFDEEAFGEWYTGALATHMALTTDPGSPWRNIPWT, encoded by the coding sequence ATGGATGGCTGGACGGCGCCGAGCGCGATCGAGAGAGAGCTGTACGAGGCGAAGTGCCGCGGGGACTGGGCCGCGTACCTGGCCGCACTCGCGCGGGCGCGGCTCTACATCGCCCAGCCCCGCGCCCGCGCCGACGCCGAGCCCGACAGCGTGCGCTTCTACCGCAACCCGCACAACGCCCTCGTCGTCCACACCGCCGGCACCCTGCCCGTCCCCACCCCCGAGACGGTCTACGAGTCCCAGAGCCTGGGCTGGTTCGCCAAGGTGTGGACCCCCTCCGACCCGGCCTACCTCGCCGTGAACCCCGGCACGCCCTGCGAGGCCTACCTCACGACCACCCCCGCCGACCTGGCCCGCTGGCGGGCCCACTTCGACGCCGCCCCCGACTACGGGCTGCCCTCCGGCGCCGTCCACACCCTGTCCATCGGCGGCCCTCTCCACGGCCCCGTCGCGCACGGACTGGCCGTCGGCGCCCATCTGGCCGTCTCCAACGGGGAGTTCTGGAACTCCCTCGCCTACCACGGCAACGGCTACCACCGCCAGCGCGCCCGCCTCCTCGACAGCTGGGACATCACCGACCACACCACCTGGCGCCACACCCTGGAGCAGCTGCTGACCGCGCGCATCGTCAGCCCCGTCTGGGAGTACGCCCTGCGCGTGCGCCGCGTCCTGGCCTCCGACTTCGCCGGGCCCGTCGACGTCGAGCACTGGCGGCACGCCGCCGAGGCCGGCCTGCGCCGCAGCGCGGAACTCTCCGCCGAACCGCAGCTCACCCCCGACGGCGTCACGATCGCCCAGCCGCGCCCGACCGCCGAGGTCGAGGGCGAGATCGCCGGGGTACGGCGGCTCATCGGCCGCATCAACCGCTACGAGCAGCGCTTCCGGGCCGACGGGCTGCTGCCCGAGGACGGCTGGGTGCGTTCCGTGGAGTCCTGGGACCACGGGCGGGCCTCCCAGATGGCCCGCTGGGGCATAGGCGCCCGCTACGGCACGCTGGAGGAGGCGGAACGCGGTGTGCTGCGCGCCGGGGAGGCCGCCCGGCGCACGTACCGGTCGTGGGAGGAGTTCTCCGCCGGGTACGCCCTGGGGCGGTGCCTGCACTTCGACGAGGAGGCGTTCGGGGAGTGGTACACCGGCGCCCTCGCCACGCACATGGCCCTGACCACCGACCCGGGCAGCCCGTGGCGCAACATCCCCTGGACATGA
- a CDS encoding aminoglycoside adenylyltransferase, with protein sequence METGRAARQLAMIEQVRALGIEVWLRGGWAMDFWLGEITREHEDVDWFAWSEDGPRLRERLVPLGYAVLRADERQLDLARDGEELSFAFVTRDAADRIVVAGGPWAGTPWPAGMLEPATRGQLGALECPVVSPEAQIEIKRMMPTWVPTLRRRPKDAKDITRLEAALTARGPRGP encoded by the coding sequence CGATGATCGAGCAGGTGCGCGCGCTGGGCATCGAGGTGTGGCTGCGGGGCGGCTGGGCCATGGACTTCTGGCTCGGCGAGATCACCCGGGAGCACGAGGACGTCGACTGGTTCGCCTGGTCCGAGGACGGCCCACGGCTCCGCGAACGGCTCGTGCCCCTCGGCTACGCCGTCCTGCGCGCGGACGAGCGGCAGCTCGACCTCGCCCGCGACGGCGAGGAGCTGAGCTTCGCGTTCGTCACGCGGGACGCGGCGGACCGGATCGTGGTGGCGGGCGGCCCCTGGGCGGGCACACCGTGGCCGGCGGGAATGCTCGAACCGGCGACGCGGGGGCAGCTGGGCGCGCTCGAATGCCCGGTCGTCTCCCCGGAGGCGCAGATCGAGATCAAACGCATGATGCCGACCTGGGTCCCCACCCTGCGCCGCCGCCCGAAGGACGCCAAGGACATCACCCGCCTGGAGGCGGCCCTGACGGCCCGGGGACCGCGGGGGCCGTAG
- a CDS encoding glycosyltransferase produces the protein MRVLVVSYGARGSVEPMVGLAVALRGLGAEVRFCAPPDEEFAELLAAVGLPVVPIGRPVRPMVASVTPGSAAGLAERAAELIAAQFGTVAEAAEGCEALVATGPLPVTAGARSVAEKLGIPYVHVAHQPVSTPSPHQPPPARRGRPLPPGISDNRELWDVDARNANEMFGAAVNAHRAAIGLPPLDNVRDYAFTDRPWLATDPTLSPWPSADADVVQTGAWTRPDVRPLPQGLEAFLDAGTPPVYVGFGSTPASVLKDVARVAVEAVRAQGRRVVVARGWAEVDLIDGGDDDCFAVGEVNQQALFPRMAAVVHHGSAGTTTTAARAGAPQVVVPQGADQPYWAERVVDLGIGAAHEGAAPTVASLSAALKVALAPETRERASAVAAAVRTDGAEVAARLVLEAIGREEPPASA, from the coding sequence ATGCGGGTGTTGGTCGTGTCGTACGGGGCGCGCGGGAGCGTCGAGCCGATGGTGGGGCTCGCGGTGGCGTTGCGCGGGCTCGGCGCGGAGGTGCGGTTCTGCGCGCCGCCGGACGAGGAGTTCGCCGAGCTGTTGGCCGCCGTCGGCCTGCCGGTGGTGCCGATCGGGCGGCCGGTGCGGCCGATGGTGGCCTCGGTGACGCCGGGGTCCGCGGCGGGTCTGGCGGAACGTGCGGCGGAGTTGATCGCCGCCCAGTTCGGCACGGTCGCCGAGGCGGCCGAGGGGTGTGAGGCGCTGGTGGCGACCGGCCCGCTGCCGGTCACGGCCGGCGCGCGGTCGGTGGCCGAGAAGCTGGGCATCCCCTACGTGCACGTGGCCCACCAGCCCGTCAGCACGCCGTCGCCGCACCAGCCGCCGCCCGCGCGGCGGGGCCGGCCGCTGCCGCCGGGGATATCCGACAACCGCGAGCTGTGGGACGTGGACGCGCGCAACGCGAACGAGATGTTCGGCGCGGCCGTCAACGCCCACCGCGCCGCGATCGGCCTGCCCCCGCTGGACAACGTCCGTGATTACGCCTTCACCGACCGCCCGTGGCTGGCGACGGACCCGACCCTGAGCCCGTGGCCGTCGGCGGATGCCGACGTCGTGCAGACCGGCGCGTGGACGCGGCCGGACGTACGCCCGCTCCCGCAGGGGCTGGAGGCGTTCCTCGACGCCGGTACGCCGCCGGTGTACGTGGGCTTCGGCAGCACGCCGGCGAGCGTCCTGAAGGACGTCGCCCGGGTGGCCGTCGAGGCGGTCCGCGCGCAGGGGCGCCGGGTGGTCGTCGCCCGGGGGTGGGCGGAAGTGGACCTGATCGACGGCGGGGACGACGACTGCTTCGCCGTCGGCGAGGTCAACCAGCAGGCACTGTTCCCCCGTATGGCTGCCGTCGTGCACCACGGCAGCGCGGGCACGACGACGACCGCCGCCCGTGCGGGCGCGCCGCAGGTGGTCGTACCGCAGGGCGCGGACCAGCCGTACTGGGCCGAACGCGTGGTCGACTTGGGCATCGGCGCCGCCCACGAGGGGGCCGCGCCGACCGTCGCGTCCCTGTCCGCAGCGCTGAAGGTGGCGCTGGCGCCCGAGACCCGCGAGCGGGCGAGCGCGGTTGCCGCCGCCGTCCGCACCGACGGGGCGGAGGTCGCCGCGCGGCTGGTGCTGGAGGCGATCGGCCGGGAGGAGCCGCCCGCCTCGGCGTGA
- a CDS encoding PPOX class F420-dependent oxidoreductase — protein MTIVLNDTVRQLLDTPHPAVLTTLNPDGGPQSSVVWVSRDGDELLISTERDRRKARNIAREPRVGLTVFDLANPYLYAEIRGTATLTEDIGRAVAGRIAEEYVGAEAAKEYQDPSDGAVRVVVRITPTKVLGNAAQA, from the coding sequence ATGACCATTGTGCTGAACGACACCGTGCGACAGCTCCTCGACACCCCCCACCCCGCGGTCCTCACCACCCTCAACCCCGACGGTGGGCCACAGAGTTCGGTGGTCTGGGTGAGCCGTGACGGCGACGAGCTGCTCATCTCCACCGAACGCGACCGCCGCAAGGCGCGCAACATCGCCCGCGAGCCGCGCGTCGGCCTGACCGTCTTCGACCTGGCCAATCCCTACCTCTACGCCGAGATCCGCGGCACCGCCACCCTCACCGAGGACATCGGCCGCGCCGTCGCCGGCCGCATCGCCGAGGAGTACGTCGGCGCGGAGGCCGCCAAGGAGTACCAGGACCCCTCCGACGGGGCCGTACGCGTCGTCGTGCGCATCACCCCGACCAAGGTCCTCGGCAACGCCGCCCAGGCCTGA
- a CDS encoding GNAT family N-acetyltransferase, with protein MRFRPATADPADLDRAAAYPADGPVPPVAALTADRFREELAGNRFRPEWTWFAEDEDGRVVARALWWGRADSERPVALDCLQVRADVADPTGVAAGLLAAGHEAFGTHPGYNVSLPRDWRSDPAVVEAVAWRREAASRAGLTREIERLRYEWTPAAGTAEPTGKLVFREGTDEEFLDAFVRLSRGSLDLATRHELATMSEEELAREDMAFYRDCPGERSWWRLAHLPDGTLAGLAIPSATPYHRNVGYLGVVPEQRGQGLIDEVLAEITRFHAGEGAERITATTDTVNVPMAAAFDRAGYEVTEIRLVLEHPTGA; from the coding sequence ATGCGCTTTCGACCCGCCACCGCGGACCCCGCCGACCTCGACCGCGCCGCCGCCTACCCGGCGGACGGCCCCGTCCCTCCCGTCGCCGCCCTGACCGCCGACCGCTTCCGCGAGGAGCTCGCCGGCAACCGATTCCGTCCCGAGTGGACCTGGTTCGCCGAGGACGAGGACGGGCGGGTCGTCGCCCGCGCCCTGTGGTGGGGTCGGGCCGACAGCGAGCGGCCCGTCGCCCTCGACTGCCTCCAGGTCCGCGCGGACGTCGCCGACCCGACCGGCGTCGCCGCCGGGCTGCTGGCGGCCGGGCACGAGGCCTTCGGCACGCACCCGGGCTACAACGTCTCCCTGCCCCGCGACTGGCGGAGCGACCCGGCCGTGGTCGAGGCGGTGGCGTGGCGGCGCGAGGCAGCGTCCAGGGCCGGTCTGACGCGCGAGATCGAGCGCCTGCGCTACGAGTGGACACCGGCGGCCGGGACCGCCGAGCCGACCGGGAAGCTCGTCTTCCGCGAGGGCACCGACGAGGAGTTCCTCGACGCCTTCGTCCGGCTGTCGCGCGGCAGTCTCGACCTGGCCACGCGCCACGAACTCGCCACGATGAGCGAGGAGGAACTCGCCCGCGAGGACATGGCGTTCTACCGGGACTGCCCCGGTGAGCGCTCCTGGTGGCGCCTGGCCCACCTGCCCGACGGCACCCTCGCCGGCCTGGCGATCCCCTCCGCCACCCCCTACCACCGCAACGTCGGGTACCTGGGCGTCGTTCCCGAGCAGCGCGGACAGGGCCTGATCGACGAGGTGCTCGCCGAGATCACCCGTTTCCACGCCGGCGAGGGCGCCGAGCGCATCACCGCGACCACCGACACCGTCAACGTCCCGATGGCCGCCGCCTTCGACCGGGCCGGCTACGAGGTCACCGAGATCCGCCTCGTCCTGGAGCACCCGACCGGCGCCTGA